A part of Syntrophorhabdaceae bacterium genomic DNA contains:
- the rmuC gene encoding DNA recombination protein RmuC — protein sequence MDTGIWMVAGIIIGAVIAWVIVSQRYNKKHAELEGRASSAEAVAEERGKQGQQKDEEITGLRNELNLARQAKTEASAKLEASQKNLDEQKQLIETMKKDMTDTFNALSAAALKSSSEDFLRLAAEHMGKVIETTKGKLGEHQAAMDGMIKPLQETLKRYEDQINVMEGERKKAYGTLEEQLRTLAATNENLKKETSNLVTALRKPQVRGRWGEMQLKRVAELSGMSGHCDFTEQLSVDTEKGRIRPDMVVHLPMEREIVVDSKVSLEAYLDAISVQTDEEKRVKIERHAQQVRTHMINLSSKEYWNQFDKSPEFVVLFIPGESFLSAALDIDASLIEDGIQRKVIIATPTTFIALLRAIAYGWQQESITKNAQEISKLGKELYERISTMMKHFDDVGSAIKKTTDAYNRTIGSLESRVLPSARRFKELGITGTGEVPALEQIDHTPRSLEEISSDIKDDKV from the coding sequence ATGGATACAGGAATATGGATGGTTGCCGGTATCATAATTGGCGCGGTCATCGCCTGGGTCATTGTTTCACAGCGTTACAATAAAAAACATGCTGAGTTGGAAGGCCGTGCAAGCTCAGCCGAGGCCGTTGCCGAGGAACGAGGGAAGCAGGGTCAGCAGAAGGATGAAGAAATCACAGGGCTGCGCAATGAGCTCAACCTCGCAAGACAGGCAAAGACAGAGGCCTCGGCAAAGCTCGAAGCGTCTCAGAAAAATCTCGATGAGCAAAAACAGCTTATTGAGACAATGAAGAAGGATATGACCGACACCTTTAATGCGCTATCCGCTGCAGCGCTGAAAAGCAGCAGTGAGGATTTCCTGAGGCTTGCCGCAGAGCACATGGGTAAGGTTATCGAAACTACCAAAGGGAAGCTCGGGGAACATCAGGCAGCAATGGACGGAATGATAAAACCGCTCCAGGAAACACTGAAGAGGTATGAAGATCAGATCAACGTAATGGAGGGGGAGAGAAAAAAGGCGTATGGTACCCTTGAGGAGCAATTGAGAACTCTGGCGGCAACGAATGAAAACCTGAAAAAAGAGACGAGCAACCTTGTTACCGCGTTGAGGAAGCCGCAGGTGAGGGGTCGCTGGGGCGAGATGCAGCTAAAACGGGTTGCAGAGCTCTCGGGCATGTCCGGACATTGCGATTTTACCGAACAGCTATCGGTGGACACAGAAAAAGGGAGGATCAGGCCTGATATGGTAGTCCATCTGCCAATGGAGAGGGAGATCGTTGTTGATTCCAAGGTATCCCTCGAGGCATACCTCGATGCAATATCTGTCCAGACAGACGAAGAGAAAAGGGTAAAAATAGAAAGGCACGCCCAGCAGGTAAGGACCCACATGATAAATCTTTCATCGAAGGAGTACTGGAATCAGTTCGATAAATCTCCTGAGTTTGTTGTGCTCTTTATCCCGGGAGAATCATTCCTAAGCGCGGCCCTTGATATTGACGCCAGCCTCATTGAAGATGGTATTCAGAGGAAGGTTATTATCGCGACACCGACAACCTTCATTGCATTGCTCCGTGCAATAGCATATGGCTGGCAGCAGGAAAGCATAACAAAAAATGCTCAGGAGATCAGCAAGCTCGGCAAGGAACTGTATGAACGGATCAGCACCATGATGAAACATTTTGACGATGTTGGGTCTGCCATTAAAAAGACTACCGATGCGTATAACAGGACCATCGGTTCGCTGGAAT
- a CDS encoding (Fe-S)-binding protein, translating to MFNKEKCDLCGSCLVSCAYVDYSREKAFKEMRALIDNSEAEILRDCITCFACNEYCEKGANPFELISDLQEKRGTISVTPQTLGMFEQIIETPSIIIRGRTTKPVLSLCAIEPFIGPDLLQSELFKDMTQVKGGDYFCYYAMLHTGKASILNGKGKKFIQNLINLNSDEIVFFHDECHTMVTKMMKEIKIPFKATHILGYINSYLKENWQHVKPINKKIAYQRPCSSRTIPEIEVLLQEFFELIGVERVKRKYDGKDALCCGAAIMGLGQYGRGEEVVEKNMKDILSCKPDALVYLCPLCGHSFAEPCKMYQLPAIFVADLARMALREIPFPEQS from the coding sequence ATGTTTAACAAGGAAAAGTGTGATTTATGCGGAAGCTGTTTGGTATCGTGCGCATACGTTGATTATTCCAGAGAAAAGGCTTTTAAGGAGATGAGAGCGCTCATTGATAACAGTGAGGCGGAGATACTTCGGGACTGTATAACCTGTTTTGCATGTAATGAATACTGCGAAAAGGGTGCCAACCCTTTTGAACTAATAAGTGACCTTCAGGAGAAAAGGGGCACTATTTCTGTAACCCCACAGACATTAGGTATGTTCGAACAAATCATCGAAACACCAAGCATTATTATACGTGGAAGAACGACAAAACCAGTCCTTTCTCTGTGTGCGATTGAACCATTCATCGGACCTGACCTTTTGCAAAGCGAGCTATTCAAGGATATGACCCAGGTGAAAGGAGGGGACTATTTCTGTTACTATGCCATGCTTCATACGGGGAAAGCCAGTATACTGAACGGAAAAGGGAAGAAGTTTATACAGAATTTGATAAATCTAAATAGCGATGAAATCGTATTTTTCCACGATGAATGCCATACTATGGTTACGAAGATGATGAAGGAAATAAAAATCCCATTCAAGGCTACACATATCCTTGGCTACATTAATAGCTATTTAAAGGAAAATTGGCAACACGTAAAACCGATAAACAAAAAAATTGCCTATCAACGACCTTGTTCATCTCGGACGATACCCGAAATAGAAGTGCTGCTGCAGGAATTTTTTGAGTTAATAGGTGTTGAAAGAGTAAAGCGGAAATATGATGGAAAGGACGCTTTGTGTTGCGGGGCAGCGATTATGGGTCTTGGACAGTATGGCCGGGGGGAAGAAGTTGTTGAGAAGAATATGAAGGACATTTTATCTTGTAAACCAGATGCTCTCGTATATCTGTGCCCTTTGTGCGGGCACTCCTTTGCTGAGCCTTGCAAGATGTACCAGTTACCCGCAATCTTTGTTGCCGATCTTGCAAGGATGGCCTTGAGGGAAATTCCTTTTCCCGAACAGAGCTGA